A part of Anolis sagrei isolate rAnoSag1 chromosome 3, rAnoSag1.mat, whole genome shotgun sequence genomic DNA contains:
- the KIFBP gene encoding KIF-binding protein encodes MAAPAEWASLCEKFRNALNLSYVESKKDPETEPYRSKYSARELLEGIKQSLGSEEVGEAEGGPAEEGAEEERMRAARLAAVEYELGMNHTDTQERSAGEEHLAKCLQLLERHRLSRDCVSLYIQAQNNLGILWSEREDIKTAQPYLESAEALYNQYMKENGNPPLDSSEHFMTEEEKLSDQERSKRFEKVYTHTLYYLAQVYQHLEMIEKAAQYCHSTLKRQLEYSGYYPVEWAFNAATLSQYYLTKQCFMESRHCLASANVIFSQAGQVPSSEDNETEQDQQDLRQRKAEIARCWIKYCLNLLQGARKLLEDNIGELDPDRQSELRAQQKKEEDEKEKGRKKAVLFGTSDLCDSILAMEEKVSCVFPLDFKEAREVFLVGQNYVNDAKEFFQVDGYVTDHIEIVQDHSALFKVLAFFEEDYERRCKMHKRRIDMLEPLYTGLNPQYYLLLRRQLLFELADTYYEMMDLKVAIGNRLEELDSHTIKKINSLAQMAMKYYELFLDSLRNPDKVFPETLEEDVLRPALVAKFHIARLYGKFITSDGKKQLENMQASLDNYSFLVEYCEKHADAAQCVETELELSREMAGLLPARMERLRAKQSTFT; translated from the exons ATGGCGGCGCCGGCCGAGTGGGCTTCGCTGTGCGAGAAGTTCCGCAACGCCCTCAACCTCTCCTACGTGGAGTCCAAGAAGGACCCGGAGACCGAGCCGTACCGCTCCAAGTACAGCGCCCGGGAGCTGCTCGAAGGCATCAAGCAGTCGCTGGGCTCGGAGGAGGTTGGCGAGGCCGAGGGCGGCCCTGCGGAGGAGGGCGCCGAGGAAGAGCGCATGCGCGCCGCGCGGCTGGCGGCGGTGGAGTACGAGCTGGGAATGAACCACACAGACACGCAGGAACGCTCGGCCGGAGAGGAGCACCTGGCCAAGTGCCTCCAGCTGCTGGAGCGGCACCGCCTCTCGCGAGACTGCGTCTCCCTCTACATCCAGGCCCAG AATAATCTGGGTATCCTCTGGTCAGAAAGAGAGGACATTAAGACAGCACAGCCATATTTGGAATCTGCAGAGGCTTTGTATAACCAGTACATGAAAGAG AATGGAAACCCTCCGCTTGATTCCAGTGAACATTTTatgactgaagaagagaagctttCTGATCAAGAAAGATCAAAAAG ATTTGAAAAAGTCTATACTCATACGCTGTATTATTTGGCTCAAGTCTACCAACATCTGGAAATGATTGAGAAGGCTGCACAGTACTGCCATTCTACCCTCAAACGGCAGCTTGAGTATAGTGGCTACTACCCAGTAGAATGGGCTTTCAATGCAGCTACTTTGTCTCAATATTATCTCACAAAG CAATGTTTCATGGAATCCAGGCATTGTTTAGCTTCTGCCAATGTCATCTTCAGCCAGGCTGGGCAGGTGCCATCTTCGGAGGACA atgAGACAGAACAAGATCAACAAGACCTTCGACAGAGAAAAGCTGAAATTGCAAGATGTTGGATCAAATACTGCCTGAATTTGTTGCAGGGAGCCCGAAAGTTGCTTGAG gaCAACATTGGTGAACTGGATCCAGACAGGCAGTCGGAGCTGAGAGCCCagcagaaaaaagaggaggacGAGAAGGAGAAGGGCAGGAAGAAGGCTGTTCTCTTTGGAACCAGCGATTTGTGTGACTCTATTTTGGCCATGGAAGAGAAAGTGAGCTGTGTGTTCCCATTAGACTTCAAAGAAGCCAGGGAGGTCTTCTTAGTGGGCCAAAATTATGTCAATGATGCAAAAGAGTTCTTTCAGGTAGATGGGTATGTCACTGACCACATTGAGATTGTTCAGGACCACAGTGCCTTGTTCAAGGTCCTGGCTTTCTTTGAAGAAGATTATGAGAGGCGTTGCAAGATGCACAAGCGTAGGATTGATATGCTGGAGCCCCTGTATACGGGCTTAAACCCTCAGTATTACCTTCTGCTCAGGAGGCAGCTTCTGTTTGAACTCGCAGATACTTACTATGAAATGATGGATCTGAAAGTGGCCATTGGCAATAGGCTAGAGGAGCTTGACTCCCATAccataaagaaaataaattctcTTGCTCAGATGGCAATGAAATACTACGAGCTCTTTTTGGATTCGCTGAGGAACCCCGATAAGGTTTTCCCTGAGACCCTCGAGGAGGATGTCCTTCGCCCAGCACTGGTGGCCAAATTCCATATTGCACGCCTTTATGGCAAGTTTATTACTTCCGATGGCAAGAAGCAATTGGAGAACATGCAGGCCTCATTAGATAACTACTCCTTCCTTGTTGAGTACTGTGAGAAGCATGCAGACGCCGCCCAGTGTGTTGAAACGGAGCTGGAGCTCAGCCGAGAAATGGCCGGCCTTCTTCCGGCAAGAATGGAGAGGCTGAGAGCAAAGCAGTCTACTTTCACCTAA